GTCAACGCGTGGGGCCTGCCGTACGCCGCGTTCATGGCGGGCACCTCGCTGCTGATGCCCGACCGCTTCCTGCAGCCCGCGCCGCTCGCCGCGATGATCCAGAGCGAGCGCCCCACGGTCACCGCCGGCGTCCCCACCATCTGGCAGGGGCTGCTCGCCGAACTCGACACCAACAAGCAGGACGTCTCCTCCCTGCACACCGTGATCAGCGGCGGTTCCGCCTGCCCGCCCGCCCTGATGAAGGCGTTCGAGGAGCGGCACGGGCTGCGGCTCATCCAGGCCTGGGGCATGACCGAGACCTCGCCGCTGGGCTCCGTCGCCCGCCCGCCGGCCGGCCTGAGCGAGGACGAGGCGTGGCCGTACCGCGTCACCCAGGGCCGGCTGCCCGCCTCGGTGGAGTTCCGGCTGGCCGGGCCCGGCGGCGGCTACCTGCCCTGGGACGGCACCTCGGCCGGTGAGCTGGAGGTCCGCGGCCCGTGGATCGCGGGCTCCTACTACGGCGGCGCGGCGGACGAGCCGTTCCGCCCCGACGACAAGTTCAGCCCCGATGGCTGGCTGCGCACGGGCGACGTCGGCACGATGACCCCCGACGGCTTCCTGACCCTCACCGACCGGGCGAAGGACGTCATCAAGTCGGGCGGCGAATGGATCTCCTCGGTCGAGCTGGAGAACCACCTGATGGCCCACCCGGAGGTCGCCGAGGCCGCCGTCGTGGCCGTCCCGGACGACAAGTGGGGCGAACGCCCGCTGGCGGCCGTGGTGTTGAAGGACGGCTCGGTCGTCGAGTACGCCGCGCTGCGGTCGTTCCTCGGCGAGCGGGTCGCGCGGTGGCAGCTCCCGGAGCGCTGGGTGCTGATCCCCTCGGTGCCGAAGACGTCGGTGGGCAAGTTCGACAAGAAGGTGCTGCGCAAGCAGTACGCGGAGGGCGAGTTGGACGTCACTGTCCTCGCCTGAGCCCCGCACGGAGCCCCCGGCAGCCGCCGGGGGCCCGACTGTGTGAGGTGTACGGGGAGGGGAGGAGGCGGCGGCACTGGGCGGGTGCCGCCGCCCGGGGAACCGGCTTACCCGGCCCGGCTCTTGGTGTGCCTGGGCAGGCAGAACATCAGGGCCCACATCAACGCGAGGATGCCACCGACCCACCAGAGGACGCCGGTGAACGCGTCGCGGTTGATCGCGCCGTCGGGTGAGCCGCCGGTGGCGGCGAAGAACACCAGGGCGGTCAGCGCGGTGCCGAGGGCGATGCCCAGGTGCATCGCGGTGTTGAACAGGCCCGAGGCGGAACCGGCACTCTCGTGCGGCACCTTGGCGAGGGACATGTCGGCGAGCGGGCCGCCGACCATGCCGAGGCCGAAGCCGATCAGCACGACCGGGATGGCCATCGCGAGGAGGTTCAGGTCGGCCTGTCGGCTGCTGATCCGGAGTCCGTAGGCCGCCATCGAGGCGAGTGTGATCAGGGCTCCGGCCTGGGGCAGGCGGCGCCCGAAGCGCCCGGCGGTCTTCATCGCGGTCGTCGCACCGGCCAGCTCGCCGAGAGCGAGCAGCACGAAGGCCGCGGCCGCCATCAGCGGATTCATGCCCAGGCCGCGCTGGAGGTACAGCGTCCAGGTCATGAAGAACAGGCCGCACAGCAGGCCGAGCATCAGCTGCGCGGACAGGCCGCCGGAGAACTGCTTGCCCCGGAAGAGGGCAAGTGCCACGAGCGGGGAGTTGTCCTGCCTGCGCTGCTGATGGCGCAGGAAGACGCCGAGCACGAGGAGACCTGCGGCGAGCATGGCGAAGCACCACAGCGGCCAGTGGTGGGTGTGACCCTCGGTGAGCGGGAAGAGGACCAGGACCACGGCCACTGCGGACAGGAGCATGCCGGTCAGGTCGAGCCGGTCGGCCTTCTGCGCGGTCGACTCGGGGATGAACGTGCGTCCGAGGACGATCACGGCGAGGCCGACGGGCACATTGATCAGGAAGATCGGCCGCCAGCCCAGTCCGAACAGGTCGGCCTCGGTGAGCACGCCGCCCAGGACCGGGCCCAGGACGCCCGCGAGCGACAGGACGGCCCCGTAGAGGCCGAAGGCCCTGCTGCGGTTCTCGCCGTCGAAGGTGACGTGGAGGGTGGCCAGGACCTGGGGGATCATCACGGCGACGCCGGCGCCCTGGATGACGCGGGCGGTGATCAGCACACCGGGGCCGGTGGCGATGCCGCACAGCAGCGACGCCAGGGTGAACACGACGGTGCCGATGAGAAGGACCTTGCGCCGGCCGTGGATGTCACCGAGCCGTCCGCCCGTGATCAGCCCGACGGCGACGGTCAGCGAGTAGCCGGCGGTCAGCCACTGCACTGCCGCCGGTCCGGCGCCGGTCGACTCCTGGACGGCGGGCAGGACGGTGAGGACGACCGACTGGTCGAGGATGTCCATGAGCTCGGCGACCAGGAGCACCACGAGGGCGATCCGGGCGGCGCGGGTCATCTTCGACGACCGGTCCGGTATGTCATGAGCCTGATGCTCGGGGGTGTGCTGCGGCTCGTTGCCGAGCGCGGGGGAAGGCACTGTGGGGCTCCTGATTCAAGGGATCGGGGAGCCCTGCCGTCAGCCGCGCAGGGGTCGAGAAACGCAGAACCCGGGGCAGTCGGCAGAGCTGCACCCGGAAAATGACAGGGAAATGCGGGGGTGGGTGACGCAACTCAGGCCGGTGCGACGTCCGCCCCCGGACACGTTCGAAGCATCGGAACGTGGGGAACTGCGGACGGCTACTTGGCCTGGGAGATAAGTCGTCACCTCGAAACACAGCGCCGGGCCCCGGAACGGGCACAGACGGAACTCAAGCAGGCTAAACGCCCCTCCGGCGTCCGTGCAACGCGATATCTCACCCACGCCCTTCCGGTTTCACCGGGGCCGGGGAGGATGCCGAGGGCGAGTCGGACGTCACCGTCCTCGCCTGGTGGTCGTGTGGGCAGGGGCCCTGGGTTACCGATGTGCCCAGGGCCCCTGCCAGGGCCGCGCCGCCTGCCGCGGGGGTCGGCCGGGCGCGGGGTCTGTGGGGGTGCGTACGGATCAGATCTGGCGGGCGATGTGCTCCGCCGCGGCGATCACCGTGAGGTTGGTGGCGGCCGAGGGCACGTCCGGGAAGATCGACGCGTCCACGACGCGCAGTCCCTCGACCTCGCGTACCGCGCCGAGCCGGTCGGTGACGGCGGTCGGGTCGTCGTCGGCGCCCATCGGGGCGGTCGACGTGGGGTGGTGGTACGTGTCGAGGGTCGCGAGGACCGAGCGTTCGATCTCCTCGTCGCCCCGCGCGCCCGCACCCGGGCTGATCTCCTCGGTGATCAGGCCCGCGAGCGGTTCCGCGGCGCCGATCCGGCGGGCGAGCCGCACCCCCTCCAGCAGCCGCCGCCGGTCGGCGGGCTCGGCGAGGAAGTTCAGGTCGATGCGCGGCGGCGCCCCGGGGTCGCGGCCGGTCAGCGTCAACGTCCCCCGGGAGCCGGGCCGTACGAGCGCCACGGCGAGGACGAAGCCGATGCCCGTCGGGCTCTGATCGTGGTCGTACAGGTGCGTCGCGGTGATGTGCAGATCCAGCTCCCCCTCGCCCGCCTCGGAACTCGCCGTCCATACCTTCGCGCCGATCACGGGGATGCTCGCCCCGAACCTCTCCGGGTCGGCGGCGTAGGCGTTGCCGGAGAAGGGGTGGTCCTGCAGCCGCCGCCCCACGGGCAGATCGGCGACGAGCGGGATGCCGAGGGCGGCCAGGTCGTCCGCCGGGCCGATCCCCGAGCGCAGCAGGACGGCGGCGCTGCCGTACGTACCCGCCGAGAGGATCACCTCCGCGGCGCGCAGCTCCGTGCCGTCGGCGAGGACGACGCCCCGCGCGCGGGAGCCCCGGAAGAGGACCCGGTCCACGAGGGACTCGCCCCGGACGATGAGATTGCCCCGGGAGCGGACGGCCGGCGTCAGATAGGCCATGCCGGTGTTGACGCGCACGCCGTCGCGCACGTTCATCGGATACGGGCCGACGCCCTCGGGATCCGCGCCGTTGAAGTCGTGGCAGGCCCGGATGCCCACCGACCGGGCCGCCTCCACGAAGGCGCGCTGCATGGGGCTGACGTCGTCGAGACCGAACTGCTCGACGGGCAGCGGGCCCGTGCGGCCGTGGAGCGCCTCGTCGCCGCCGTCCGTGGACTCCAGGGCGATGAAGGCGGGCAGCACCTCCTCGTACGACCAGCCCTTGAGCCCGGCCTCGGTCCAGCGGGCGAAGTCCGAGGGCAGCGCGCGGACGGCGACCGCACCGCCCGTCGCGGAGCTGCCGCCCAGCACCTTGCCCCGGGAGGCGTCGATGGGGTGGCCGATGGAGCCCGGCTCGGAGCGGTAGCCCCAGTCGTGACCGGTGGCACCGCCGAACACATTGCTGGAGGCGACGGCCTCGGGATAGGCGTGCGGCCCGTAGACGGGACCGGCCTCCAGCAGCAGCACCACCCGGGAGGGGTCCTCGGAGAGACGAGTGGCGAGCACGGCTCCGGCGGAACCGCCGCCGACGATGATCGTGTCGTAGGTGCGGTCACTCATGACGTCTCTCCTCCGTCGTCCTCGCCGACCGGGGTCGGCCTGACGGGATCCGACGCTACGGAGAACGGCTGATTCGGGAATCTGTCATCGCATCGGTCAGTGGGCCGGGAAATGACCTGCGCCGGGGCCGGACGGTCGCCGGGGAACGGCAGGTGGCCCGGCGTCCTGTGGCGCGCATCACATCCGGCCCGTGTCACATCCGGGCCGCCTGCTCCCATCTGGTGGGCGTCAGCAAGCGAGCCGAGGAGACGGAACGATGAGCGCACAGCAGGAGACCGGTACGGCGACCGCGCACCGCGTGGTGATCCTGGGGGCGGGATACGCGGGCATGGCCGCGGCCGTTCAGCTCGCGGCCAGGGTGAAGGGGTGCGAAGAGGTGCGGGTGACGGTGGTGAACGCGCAGGAGCGGTTCACCGAGCGCATGCGGCTGCACATGACGGCGACCGGGCAGCCGCTCGCCGAGCTGAGCGTCCCGGAGCTGCTGGAGGGCACGGGCGCGCGGTTCGTGCGCGGCTGGGTCACGGCGGTGGACGCGGACGCGAAGACGGTGCGGATCGACGACGACCGGGTGCTGCCCTACGACACGCTGGTGTACGGGCTGGGCGGGGTCACCGACACCTCGGCGGTGCCGGGGGCCGAGGACCACGCGTACACCCTGAGCAGCGCTCAGGACGCCGAGTTGCTGGCCGACCGGCTGGCGGGGCTCAGGAGCGGCACGGTGGTGGTCGCGGGCAGCGGGCTGACCGGCGTCGAGTCGGCCGCGGAGATCGCCGAGCGGCACCCGCGGCTGAGCGTGGTGCTGCTGGGCGGGCAGGAGCCCGGTGCGGCCATGAACCCGAAGGCCAGGGCGTATGTGCAGGCCGCACTCGACCGGCTGGGCGTCCGGGTGCGGGCCGGCGCCGAGGTGGTGAAGGTGCTGCCCGGCGCGGTGGAGCTGGCGGACGGGGAGAGCATCGAGACCGACGCGGTCCTGTGGACGGGCGGCACGCGGGTGTCGCCGCTGGCGGCCGCCGCCGGGCTGGCCGTCGACGAGCGCGGACGCGTCGTCACCGATGCCGCGCTGCGGTCGGTGTCCCACCCCGAGGTGTACGCGATCGGCGACGCGGCCGCGATCCGCCAGGGGTACGGCGTCATGCACGGCACCTGCCAGGGCGGCATGCCGACCGGGGTGCACGCCGCGCTGTCGATCGACCGGATGCTCAGGGGCAGGCAGCCCAAGCCGTTCCGCTTCGGCTACTACCACACGCCGGTGAGTCTGGGACGCGGTGACGCCGTGGTGCAGTTCACCCGGCCCGATGACAGCCCCCGCCGGTTCTGCCTGGTCGGCCGCATGGCCGTCCGGTACAAGGAGACGGTGACCGCCTCCCCTTGGCCGACGTACGGCCGTATGAAGAAAATGCCCGCCTCGGGCGCGTTCTGGCCCCGCGGGGGCCGCTTCACCCGGGCCCGGGGGACCAAGTGACCGATCTGTCCGCCCACCTCGGCCAGCAGGTCTTCCACGAGCACCGGCGGCTGCTGTTCTCCGTCGCCTACCGCCTCCTCGGCAGCGCGGCCGATGCCGAGGACGTGGTCCAGGACGCCTGGATCAAGTGGTCCGCCGGGGACCGCTCGCAGGTGGCCGACCCCAAGGCGTACCTGACGCGCATCGTCTCGAACCTGGCACTGGAACGGCTGCGCTCCACCCGGCACAAGCGGGAGACCTACGTGGGGCCGTGGCTGCCGGAACCCGTCCTCACCGGCGGGGACGCCTCCGAGATCGTCACGGACGCCGAGTCCGTGTCGATGGCCATGCTGGTGGTGCTGGAGACGCTCAGCCCGCTGGAGCGCGCGGTGTTCGTGCTGAAAGAGGTCTTCGGCTTCAGCCAC
The window above is part of the Streptomyces syringium genome. Proteins encoded here:
- a CDS encoding long-chain fatty acid--CoA ligase, producing MLSTMQDVPLTVTRILVHGALVHGDAKVTTWTGDGEPHRRTFREVGDRSSQLAHALRDELGVTADERVATLMWNNSDHLEAYLAIPAMGAILHTLNLRLPPEQLVWIVRHAADRVVIVNGTLLPLLAPLLPHLDSVEHVVVSGPGDRSVLEGCRPRVHDYDELIAGRPTEGYDWPELDERQAAALCYTSGTTGEPKGVLYSHRSIYLHAMEVNAAASFGLTPAEICLPVVPMFHVNAWGLPYAAFMAGTSLLMPDRFLQPAPLAAMIQSERPTVTAGVPTIWQGLLAELDTNKQDVSSLHTVISGGSACPPALMKAFEERHGLRLIQAWGMTETSPLGSVARPPAGLSEDEAWPYRVTQGRLPASVEFRLAGPGGGYLPWDGTSAGELEVRGPWIAGSYYGGAADEPFRPDDKFSPDGWLRTGDVGTMTPDGFLTLTDRAKDVIKSGGEWISSVELENHLMAHPEVAEAAVVAVPDDKWGERPLAAVVLKDGSVVEYAALRSFLGERVARWQLPERWVLIPSVPKTSVGKFDKKVLRKQYAEGELDVTVLA
- a CDS encoding MFS transporter, whose translation is MPSPALGNEPQHTPEHQAHDIPDRSSKMTRAARIALVVLLVAELMDILDQSVVLTVLPAVQESTGAGPAAVQWLTAGYSLTVAVGLITGGRLGDIHGRRKVLLIGTVVFTLASLLCGIATGPGVLITARVIQGAGVAVMIPQVLATLHVTFDGENRSRAFGLYGAVLSLAGVLGPVLGGVLTEADLFGLGWRPIFLINVPVGLAVIVLGRTFIPESTAQKADRLDLTGMLLSAVAVVLVLFPLTEGHTHHWPLWCFAMLAAGLLVLGVFLRHQQRRQDNSPLVALALFRGKQFSGGLSAQLMLGLLCGLFFMTWTLYLQRGLGMNPLMAAAAFVLLALGELAGATTAMKTAGRFGRRLPQAGALITLASMAAYGLRISSRQADLNLLAMAIPVVLIGFGLGMVGGPLADMSLAKVPHESAGSASGLFNTAMHLGIALGTALTALVFFAATGGSPDGAINRDAFTGVLWWVGGILALMWALMFCLPRHTKSRAG
- a CDS encoding GMC family oxidoreductase; this translates as MSDRTYDTIIVGGGSAGAVLATRLSEDPSRVVLLLEAGPVYGPHAYPEAVASSNVFGGATGHDWGYRSEPGSIGHPIDASRGKVLGGSSATGGAVAVRALPSDFARWTEAGLKGWSYEEVLPAFIALESTDGGDEALHGRTGPLPVEQFGLDDVSPMQRAFVEAARSVGIRACHDFNGADPEGVGPYPMNVRDGVRVNTGMAYLTPAVRSRGNLIVRGESLVDRVLFRGSRARGVVLADGTELRAAEVILSAGTYGSAAVLLRSGIGPADDLAALGIPLVADLPVGRRLQDHPFSGNAYAADPERFGASIPVIGAKVWTASSEAGEGELDLHITATHLYDHDQSPTGIGFVLAVALVRPGSRGTLTLTGRDPGAPPRIDLNFLAEPADRRRLLEGVRLARRIGAAEPLAGLITEEISPGAGARGDEEIERSVLATLDTYHHPTSTAPMGADDDPTAVTDRLGAVREVEGLRVVDASIFPDVPSAATNLTVIAAAEHIARQI
- a CDS encoding NAD(P)/FAD-dependent oxidoreductase, whose translation is MSAQQETGTATAHRVVILGAGYAGMAAAVQLAARVKGCEEVRVTVVNAQERFTERMRLHMTATGQPLAELSVPELLEGTGARFVRGWVTAVDADAKTVRIDDDRVLPYDTLVYGLGGVTDTSAVPGAEDHAYTLSSAQDAELLADRLAGLRSGTVVVAGSGLTGVESAAEIAERHPRLSVVLLGGQEPGAAMNPKARAYVQAALDRLGVRVRAGAEVVKVLPGAVELADGESIETDAVLWTGGTRVSPLAAAAGLAVDERGRVVTDAALRSVSHPEVYAIGDAAAIRQGYGVMHGTCQGGMPTGVHAALSIDRMLRGRQPKPFRFGYYHTPVSLGRGDAVVQFTRPDDSPRRFCLVGRMAVRYKETVTASPWPTYGRMKKMPASGAFWPRGGRFTRARGTK